DNA from Magnolia sinica isolate HGM2019 chromosome 19, MsV1, whole genome shotgun sequence:
TATAGGCCGGTATCTGAAATCCAATGGGCGACATCCGGTCCGGCCTCAAAACTCATGTTGAAGGCCCCCTGCTACAAAtacctctgtgggcccactttgatgcatgtgggCCACGTAAGTGAATTGCTTCCTGGTGACCAAATGAGACAGATTAGCATTGTGAGATTTGATTGAACAGCAGATTGCTATCAAAGATTAAGCCATACAAAGCATGCTTGAAAGTTGTTGGCTTAGGGATATACTCCAGTGTGATCCACCTTTGACAGATCTTGCCAAGTCATGCTTGTGTAAAGCTTGCTACACACATTGCCATTACCCAATCTGAATCCCTCCCAGCATTTCTGACTGTGACTTATTGCCCAAGCAAATCATGGTACgtcacgggaagttcccatgaggtcaacctcatagcaccatttcccatatatatatatatatatatatatatatatgagggagagagagatttgggttggattgggttgccTGAGGCCTCAACCTGAGCTGGGGTCAGGTTCAAATATTTCCAGTCGACCAAAATttcgggttgggtcaattgggttgGGGTTCAACCTGATGCAAGTACCAACCCGAAATACAGAATCCGGCTGGGAGCTAAGGGCCTTCTATGTTTAGACTTAACAAGGGACTCATAGCGACACATGCCaactcatcaggcaggccccaTCATGTGCTGATCCAAGCCACACATAAGGCAGGCCTCAAAATGCATGGCACCCAGATTATTGCACACATGACGTACAAGATTGACTGTCAGGCCAGCcgtatgaatggcttggatcttaaaCATGCCACATCCGAGCAGTTGGGCCATGTGAACCTTGGTGAGTCAAAATGCATGAATCTTAACAATAGGACTCGAGAACCAATGGTGATATCATTGCCTAGGAAGTCATCTATTGGTGTTCTTCCTCCATAGCATCATAAACATGCTTTTATTGCTTTTATTCTATGCTGGATAATTTTTCCCCACCTGACTTTTGAAAATAAGAAACACAAAGGCAATAGAGAAACCCTACAAGCAGATGGTTGgtccaaaacaaatacaataaatACAAGCACTCTGTATGAAAGATCTCTGAAAATGCATTAGCATTATTTTCCTACTCTTTTTAATGAACAGCCAagtgtttcttcttttctttttttctttttttcttttccttttttttttttgggttttgaggGGTACCTTTGACTACCTTGTGCATTCGCAGACTGTCGTTTTGTGCTCAGCTGCTTTATGAAATGTACTCCAGTGCATGCTGAGTAATCTCCTCTAGGAATGATACAAAACCCATGGCGCTGCTGAGCCCGCTCCCATCAACATCCTGCTCTTCGATCAGATAGTTCTCAAATGCCGTGGCGTCATCCTGCCCCCCACGGATGAATTGAAGCTTTGGTGTGATGCTTCTCTCCTGCTTTAGTTTGTTGATTGTAGTCCGCAGTAGGCCTGAAGTTGAAGAGAGCCTCAGCAAATGAAGTGGAAAACGAAAATATTTGCATCTTTAAAGCAATaatttaaaaactaaaaactaccCTCTGGCGGAAGTAGATGGTTCCTTTTTTCGGAAGGATTAAAAACAGAATCTTAGcagatgaaatgaaaatagatcatcTTTGGACCAAGGATATGCATGGTGGTctaattccgaattttttaatTATCATGTGCCCTGCCTACATCATGGTCCCATGggtcagtgatccagaccattgatgtgatgggccccatagtggaTAGAGTGTGGCCCAAAAATCTCTCAGGTtgtaattaagaaaaaaaaaaaacacagcagAAGACCCTGGCCATACAATTTCTAGCATGCTTTCAGCCAGACGTGGACATTTTCTGCATTTTtgttccatccatctatttgcagAATGCAGATCACCGATCATAGGATTTGGATCATGCCATCTAACAGTCTTCTTGGGGAACactacatcaaatggaccccatcatatgAATGGTCTCATTCATTGTTGTCGTGTGCGGTCACATATgcaaatatgcgatcgcatatgtgcatttTTATATGCGATCAATGCATATTTGCGATCGCATGTATTGCATATGTGAGAATATGTGATCACATacaacatatgcgatcgcatattcacCAACAGTCAGAAATCTAACCgttgggattttattttattttttggcaaaATCCGGACTTTCTGCCTATAAAAAGGCCTTCAAGTCCCCTCTACGTGCAGGTTTCATTCACTCGAACTGTCCTCTACTCACACACTTTcaaatctctcattctctcttacatTTTCCATattcaactctcgagttccaaatcTCCAAGGCCCAAGCTCCAACTTCTTTCAAGTTTCAAGATAGCAGAAGCAAGAAGACATCGAATTCCAAGTCTCACATTACATAGTTCTACATTCTCTTACTAATTACTATTAGTTattattacaaatttacaatttaatttagtaatttacattctctcatttcatttcattttctatttttaaggttCTAgatacattctctctctctctcatttcattttctagttcTACATCTATCTCagtcatttcattttctacattctCTTATTAGTTCCATAACTTGCATTCTCTCattttattttctagttttaagtTTCTAGAACTAGATGCATTCTCgcatttcattttctagttcTACATCTatctcattcatttcattttctacattctCTTATTAGTTACATAACCTacattctctcatttcattttctagtttTAAGTTTCTAGAACTAGATACGTCATACAgtctctcatttcattttctatttctagtttcTACATCTATCTCATattctcattcatttcattttctagttcTACATCTACATTCTCATTTCTACAATCTACAAtctacattcattcattctcatTTGACATTTCTTCAATCTACAATtctacattcattcattctcatTCTTTACAATCTATACATTCATTTAATTATTtctattgaaatttgaatctacaTCTCGCTCTCTTTCTCTACATTTAAATCAAGAGACAAGGGGTCAAGCaagacattttttatttttacattttacaagttacaagtcaaaattcaaatttcaataatCAAGCAAGAGTTCAAAGAAGGCAAGAATCAACATTCTACTACAAGTATACAACTACAAGATTACTTGATTGAAGAATTTTATATTCAAACTTTTTTAGTGTAATTGTAATTGtgcaattctctctctctctctctctctctctctctctctctctctctcctacaagGCTATaactacaagtgtaagtgtgtaactctctctctctctcatctctaaaTGTGCAAGtgtaactctctccctctctctcttctctacattctatctctttctctctctccctctcatctctTTAGTATTTACTCTTTACTTTAGTTTTAGTCTTTTTAGTTTTTAATCTACaaattacaacttacaacttacaagttatgaCAAGAATACTCAAATACCatatcttcttcccaatcttcctctttaaaacccaagtcgaatgaccaGTGTTGGAACTATGGACATTATCGTAGTGTTACGGATAAAACTCACATAGTATGCAAGTCATGTGGCTATGTGGGTTATGGTGGCATTGCACGGCACAAACAATACCTTGCACATTTACTGAgatcaaatgcaaaagcatgcgacaaaattactctAGAAATTCATAGGGAGATCATAGAGTATATgaataaacaattaaaaaaagaGATGCGATAGTGCCCCACGTCAAGAGTAATATATGGAACAAGATGTGTATGACGGTATAAACGTAGTTGATGTAGATGAAGCTAGCCTTACccccaaggtgttccaaaatagTAACAGTGGTCGTAACCGTTACCATTATGGCACGGGCCGTTACggtcctttttaatttttttgaaaaaaatgttacgGGGCTGTTACGGTCCATTACAGGGTTGTTATGGACCGTTACAAGACCGTTATAGGGCCTTTACGGCCGCTTCGACCCCATAACGCATAACGGTTAtgaccattaccgttacgtaaccgattttgaatacttTGCCTACCCCTACATCGACAGGCCGGTCTAAACCACCACTGGCCTCGAAAAGAGCTTGTGTGCATGGgcccatagatagatggtgtagaccacaccccaaGGATGTGGTCGACCAAAGGGATCGGGACAAAGGGTGGAGTCAAATAACTTTAGAAAaccagtataaaaaaaaaaaaaaaaaaaaaccattattcaatatattgctaagtagtTTTACCACACCGACATTGCTTTTgacataattaaataaaaaagctTTAAAATTATAGTTGAGgcaataggtcaatttggacctagACTTAAACTTCCTTCATACCATGAAATAAGGGAGACGTGCCTCAAAGTTGGGGTTGAATACACACGATCCTTCATAGCGAATATTAAGGAATCGTGAAAAACATATGTTTGTTCACTTATGGCCAACGGATGGACCAATAGATTTGGTCGGTCAATTTTTTAGTGAATTGTCCAATTGGAACAATGCTCTTAAAGTCTACGGATGCATCGACCCATTCCCATACTACAAATTACTTATTTCATCTACTACAGCGTAGTTGAGGAAATATGGGAGGAACAATGTTGTCATAATCATTATCATATCGTAAATCGTATCGTATCATAAATCGTAAGATATTTTCAAATGATGAATCGAGCTCTGTTAGGAAAGTGGACTTGGAGATTGGGAACGGAAGATGGAAATCTTTGGAACAACATCATCAAAAGCAAGTACGGTACTTCAACAGGTGGCTGGTGGACAAAAGACTCATCCCGTCATCCGCGTACAGGGCCTTGACTATATGGAGGGGTATTCTCTAGATGAAAAATCAGGTTATCAAAGGGATTGGGTTTGAGCTTGGCAAGGGAGATAGAATTCAGTTTTGGAAAGATCCTTGGCTGGGAGATACGCCTCTTAAAGTAAGATTTCCAAACATTTTTCGCCTCACCCCAAATCAAGATAGCTACATTGCTAATTGTTATTCAGTTACAGATGGGAAGACACTTTGGAATCTGCAGTGTAGAACGAACCTGGAGGACTGGGAGATCACCGAATTCAGGCTTCTGCTAGAACTCATTTATAAATCTGATCCAGATCAATTGAAGGCTGACGACATCTTTTGGAGATTGGATAAATCATCCATCTTTACAGTTAAATCGTGCTACAACCTGATCCTTTCCATCCTCAGGCCTTCAGAAGATACCCCCCTTTGTCATATGTGAAAGTATTCGGCCCCTCCTAAGATAGTAGTTTTTGGGTGGCTGGTAGGTAAAAAGAAAATCCTGACCATTAACAACctgaggaaaagagggatggttttaACTAACATCTGTTTATGTTACATGGGGAAAAAAGAGTCGGTTGATCACCTTCTGGTTCATTGTCGTTCATTGTAAGCATTTTGGCAGATTTTTCTTCTCGCTTCAGCATTTACTGGTGCCTTTCGGAATCAGTGGACCTCCTTTTGAAAGCCTGGCATGGTAAAAGGATAGGAAAAACCAAGACCCAAATCTGGTGCATGGCGATTCTTGCAATTTGGTGgtctgtttgggaagaaaggaatggttGATGTTTCAGGAATGAATCTAATCCTGCAGTTGTGGTTGCTTCCAAAGCTAAACGAATGTTGATAAAATGGGCCACTCAATTAGATGTCTTaaaagattttgattttctttttttaggcATTTAGTTTGCTTCTGCCTCCTCGGCGGAATCTTGTATTTTCctgttttttctctcttcttaatATATTTCTTGTTAtctttcctaaaaaaaaaaaaatcgtaaaattttttcagattttaataAAACATGtcgtaaaaatatatataaattgtatataaattatatatatatatatatatttatttatttatttttaaaaaaggcaTCAATAATACATTGtcataaatatgaaaaaaaaaaaaaaaagtataatgtATATATCATCatgtcataatcaagtttaaaaaaATAACCCATTTTTCCATCCCGTGTACATGTAAGTTTTCTATACGattcaaaaaataacattttcccCATCCCCACACAAACATAGAAGATTTTAAattgattaaaaatgaaaaaactcttgaaaaaaaaaaaaaaaaaactatttaggcCCCACATAAACTCCAAATCTCACCCCTATctcttaaaagaaagaaaagaagtgatATTATAATGTATGTGGGGCATACATAACTTTTAAACAGAAAAGCCCTAAAAaagaattgcaaaaaaaaaaaaatcaaaatcaaaatattctatttttcttttcttaaaaaaaCCCATATTTTCACCaatatatgaaagaaatgaaatagaaaggAATAATTGAATACTTTACATATATTCTTACCTATTTTAACGTAAAAATCGAATACAACAAGCAGCATTTGATTCCATTAAGCGACGAAAAAGATATGTTGATTTCTTTCTCTAGGTTTTCTATGCCCACAAGCTCCAAAAGTTGCAAAATATATGTTATTCTAATGACAGTGGGGcctaaattgcaaaaaaaaaaaaaaaattcaattttttcacCAGGCGTTGTCggttttttgtcaaaaaaatagaATTGTACGATTTATGATTATATTGTACTATTCGATATCGAATCGTACAATTCAATGTGATTTGCGATTCATATGTGTGATTTAGATCGTACATGGGGATGATACgatttgaatcataaattgtACGATTTTAACAACATTGGGGAGGAATACGTTTCCCAATTAATTACAGACAACGTAGCCTCGTATGTAGCTGTTGGTCGTcgtcttatggagaagaggcatCGTTTATTCTGAACCCTTTATGCAACCCACTGTAtagatcttatgttagaagatataggtaggttATTTTTAAATGCAATTACAAGGGCAAGAAGAGTCACGGCCTTTATGTACAAAGACGCCCTTCTTCTCAGTCAAATGAGAAAAAACACATTAGGAGTAACTTGCCATGTCCAGCAGTCATCCATTTCGCTACAGCCTTCTCAACACTACAAAGATTAAATGCAAAAAATCGGAACTTAGAAACTTTGTAGTGTTGGCCTATTTTACAaatgggccttggtcaaagaaagTTGAAGGGAAACGAGCTCAAAAACAATCCATTCGCAAAAAATTTAGATACAATTAgtaaaggtactaaaagcatctgagcccttagtcactgtgttgcgattggtgTACGGGGATGAGAAGCCAACAATGGATTACATATATGATGCAATGGAGAAGGCAAGAAATAAGATCATAAACCACTTTAACTACAGAAAGCGTGATTGCAAGGCCattatagatattatagataAAAGATAAGACAGTCAAgtgtcatctccattgtattcggTTGCCTACATCCTTAACCCAGCATGTTTATTCGCTTCCCCCGATCCGGTAGAAGCACCAACTCTACATATGGTTGTTTTATTAACGTGTTGGAAAGAATGATTACAGATAGAGAAGAACATGACAAGATCCCAGCTCtactggacttctatacaaagagtGGGGGCATATTCTTGAGGGAGATCATCGTTAGGCATCGAATAATGAAATTGCCTAGTAAGTAGTATGCATTTTTCAACTTTCTTAAAATAGTTTTTTATAATCTAATCTACAAAGTCTAACCTACTTAAGCTGTTTTCTCAGCTGACCGTTGGGCTGCTTACAGAGTTGACCCAAATAGAAAGGATTCAGTTCTAAAGAAGCTGACATTGAgaattcttggactcacgtgttctgctAGTGGTTGCAAGCACAACCGGAGCACGTTCGAGGTGGTAAgtttggaaggaaaaaaaaaaaaaaacgaaaatgtTAAAATGTCATAGCTTGGGATaattgtaatttgtaattataAGTATAAACTAAGCTAATGCCTACTGCACTTTCTTTCATGCAGATTCACACCAAGAAAAGAAATCGCCTTGAACAAAAGAAGCTCAACGACTTGGTCATTGTCCAATACAATCAGAAATTGCAAGAACGATTCCAAGGTAGGAAAGAAAAGTCTAGCTTCTTTGACCATAtttgcttagatgagttggatatAGATAATGAGTGACACGTAGAGACGGAGGAGCCGGTCTTTGCTGGTGGGGACCTGACATGGGCCcaagttgaagatgccgcatatAAAATGACACCTGGATAAGGTATTTCCGCTCGAAGGTGAAGGAAAGGGGTGACGAGTAGTGGCAATTAGGTTGTGGAAGAGATTGAAGAGATAAGACGAAATGATGATTAAGCTGAAAATCTACCATTGGATGTTaatgaagtattagtacatacgaatgatgaagaaacaaaagaagaagaagtatatgtggaagaaggagatgactccgATGATAACGGCgatgatgacgatggtggtgATCAAATGACACAATGAcaaatagatcaatgtatataacatTCAGTATTATTTTGTTAGTGATTTAGTGTATGACTTGtagtttataaattatatttccATTTTCTACAAtcgataataaataaatagcttcttcaatcttcattttgtTATTAATGTTAGTTTAGTTGTCATTTCTTAGTTCTTACTTATCAAGTGTTAATTGTTAACAATATTATtgaatgttgatgacttgataacttaattcattgtttaattgattttatttcactcaaatgtattttaaatatgtaaatttagttatctattaacttggGAGGAACAACTTGGGAAAGTTCCTCCTActttcttacacacacacacacacattgtttTTTCTTATGTGTTccctattttttcaatttttttattttattttttgcaaaaaataaatcTACAACCGCATATGCAATTGTGTTATGCGATCAcacacgatcgcatatgcgattcgacaacattggtCTAATTCACTGAACTAAGATGCACCACTTGTACAAATTCAAGAATGCGGGACACTAGATAACCAAAGATTGGGGATCATATAATCCTTTGGTATGGAATGTTTAATCTGTACCGTTAAAGTTTAAAATCCCAAATGCAATATTGCTTACGCCTGAATCGAATCAAAACCCATCCCACTGAAACCAGAGGATGGTATATAGTATCCTTGGCTTTTGAGTTTGTATACAGGTGTGACCATGGGACCATTGATCTTATGGGCCCCACGGTCGATGggccatgacccaaaaatctcccaaataAGAAGATCCTAACATACGATATTTGGCTTTTTCCTACAAAAGATGGACCGTTGCTACATCTTTTATCATTAATTATCTATTTGCAGACCAGTAAAGGATTAGGATTGTCCCTTTGAAGCGATTCTTGGGGCATATTgcatccacggtggggcccatcagattagTCTTTAGTCTCGTTCATCAAATCATAGGCCTACTTGTACAGACTCAAGGTCTCAGGACACTATACATTTCCTCAATGTTAAGGATTATATAATTCTAGAACAAATgaaatgatatttttttatcTATATATTCTAGTTTAAATCATAAAACTTGACTTGGACATGATGATGGCTAAATCCAAATTGACTAAAAAATTCTGCCCGAGTACTCTATCTGAAGGAATTGTAGGAATTTCAAGTTTTAAAAGCACTCGAGCAGTTTCTAAGGTCAtagacatttttttttaaaaaaaaaagggacttcAACATGATGAGTTTTTGAAGTGCCTCAGTTCAGCTTGGAATACCATCCTGAACACAAGAGATTGGTCAACATGCATGCACACAGGTGAACAAGGAAAAACAATTTGCAATTATTTGGACTGTGTATCTCCTCTTTCAAGCATAAGGAATGATATAATCACAACCAAAATATGACAAGCACTCCATGGGGGCATGTGGTACCGATGCGGGTCTGGACCCCGACCTACAAATCACACATGTTAGATGCTCCTAATTTCCTGAACAGACTTGCAACCAGCTCATATGAATCATtagttaaaaaaaaatcataactcACCCTTTTCCTGTTCAATTGCATCGGCTGAACAATTATATCATTTTACCAGTGCTATTATCTGGGCTATGGCCCATTCATGATGGAACCCACTGGATAAGAGTTCCAGATGCTGTGCACATGTGCCACCTGTTCCCATGGACTGGGTGATAGTTGATTGTGATATTAGAATTCATCTACAAGCATATTTGCATCTA
Protein-coding regions in this window:
- the LOC131235426 gene encoding uncharacterized protein LOC131235426, which encodes MFIRFPRSGRSTNSTYGCFINVLERMITDREEHDKIPALLDFYTKSGGIFLREIIVRHRIMKLPTDRWAAYRVDPNRKDSVLKKLTLRILGLTCSASGCKHNRSTFEVIHTKKRNRLEQKKLNDLVIVQYNQKLQERFQGRKEKSSFFDHICLDELDIDNE